The following are encoded in a window of Thermodesulfobacterium geofontis OPF15 genomic DNA:
- a CDS encoding CoB--CoM heterodisulfide reductase iron-sulfur subunit A family protein, producing the protein MKKPILVVGGGISGITAAVEAAEVGAEVILIEKEPSLGGRVAQLRYYFPKLCPPSCGLEINYRRIKTNPRIKVYTMTEIAEISGEKGNYKVKAVVKPRYVNDNCTACGECEKVCEGERVSEFDFGLRKTKAIYLPHPMAFPMKYVLDKSALAPGDLERIMSACKYNAIDPDMKEETLEFEVGAIIWATGWKPYDATKLDNLGYGKYANVITNMQMERLASPWGPTGGKILRPSDQSFPKRVAFVQCAGSRDENHLPYCSYICCLASLKQSLYLAEQDPEAEALIFYIDIRTPGRYEKFLRRAQNEARINFIKGKVAKIEEDPETKDLIVTAEDILSGKKIHEKVNLVVLALGMQPSIAGINIKGLEVDENGFVISENGIIACGCAKMPLDVMTSNETATGAALKAVQTILRG; encoded by the coding sequence ATGAAAAAACCTATATTAGTTGTAGGAGGAGGAATTAGTGGAATAACAGCAGCAGTAGAAGCTGCTGAGGTTGGAGCTGAAGTAATATTAATTGAAAAAGAACCAAGCTTAGGTGGAAGGGTTGCTCAACTGAGATATTATTTTCCAAAACTTTGTCCTCCTAGTTGTGGTTTAGAGATTAATTATAGAAGAATTAAAACTAATCCCAGAATCAAAGTTTATACTATGACAGAAATTGCAGAAATTTCTGGCGAAAAAGGAAATTATAAAGTAAAGGCAGTTGTTAAGCCAAGATATGTGAATGACAATTGTACAGCTTGTGGAGAGTGTGAGAAAGTTTGTGAGGGTGAAAGAGTAAGTGAATTTGATTTTGGATTAAGAAAAACAAAAGCAATTTATTTGCCTCATCCTATGGCATTTCCTATGAAATATGTTCTTGATAAATCCGCCTTAGCTCCCGGAGATTTAGAAAGAATAATGTCTGCTTGTAAATATAATGCTATAGATCCAGATATGAAAGAAGAAACCTTAGAGTTTGAAGTAGGAGCTATTATATGGGCAACTGGTTGGAAACCTTATGATGCTACAAAACTTGATAATTTAGGGTATGGTAAATATGCTAATGTGATAACCAATATGCAAATGGAAAGACTTGCTTCGCCCTGGGGACCAACTGGAGGAAAAATTTTAAGACCTTCGGATCAAAGTTTTCCTAAAAGGGTTGCCTTTGTTCAGTGTGCTGGATCACGTGATGAAAATCATTTGCCCTATTGTTCCTATATATGTTGTTTAGCCTCTCTTAAGCAAAGTTTATATTTAGCTGAACAAGATCCTGAGGCTGAAGCCTTAATTTTTTACATAGATATAAGAACACCTGGAAGATATGAAAAATTTTTAAGAAGAGCTCAAAATGAGGCTCGCATTAATTTTATTAAAGGAAAGGTAGCGAAAATTGAAGAAGATCCTGAAACTAAAGATTTAATAGTCACAGCAGAAGATATACTTTCAGGTAAAAAAATACATGAAAAAGTCAACTTGGTTGTTCTTGCACTTGGTATGCAACCAAGTATAGCAGGAATAAATATTAAAGGACTTGAAGTTGATGAAAACGGTTTTGTAATTTCAGAAAACGGGATAATTGCTTGTGGATGTGCTAAAATGCCTCTTGATGTTATGACTTCTAATGAAACAGCAACTGGCGCAGCTTTGAAAGCTGTTCAAACTATATTAAGGGGGTAA
- the aprA gene encoding adenylyl-sulfate reductase subunit alpha, with product MPKIWHYNPGLECAEPEIVEKETDILIVGGGMAACGAAVEAVQWAKPHGLRIILCDKAAMERSGAVAMGLSAINTYIGENTPDDYVRMVRCDLMGIVREDLVFDVGRHVDDTVHCFEEWGLPIWKKDPQTGKTLDGAEAKAKGLTLKAGAQPVRSGRWQIMINGESYKVIVAEAAKNALTGYDKAEIIERCFIVRPLLDANEPNRCAGAVGFSVRENKIYIIKANATLLATGGAVNVFRPRSIGEGKGRAWYPVWNPGTGYAMCAQIGAKLVLMENRFIPARFKDGYGPVGAWFLLFKARATNAFGEDYVAKHKDELKKFAPYGEASHIGTCLRNHAMLIEMEAGRGPIYMHTEWALQEAAEKMDKKEFKHLVAEAWEDFLDMCVTQAGLWACLNIEPEKLPSEIMPTEPYLLGSHAGCAGAWVCGPDEDWVPEEYKAPWREIGLYNRMTTVKGLFCAGDTVGASGHKFSSGSHVEGRIAAKAMVKFCLDHKDYKPTPKENPEELKKEIYGPWYRFEQFKTATTAYEVNPNYLIPRHIQDRLMKLMDEYVAGCSTFYKTNKVMLERGLELIKMLKEDMELAAARDLHELMRAYENRHRVWTAEAHLLHILFREETRYPGYYYRTDFPNLDDANWRCFTLSSYNPETKEWTLETYPYVQIIPDPLGP from the coding sequence ATGCCTAAGATTTGGCATTATAATCCTGGTTTAGAATGTGCAGAACCTGAAATTGTAGAAAAGGAAACAGATATTTTGATAGTTGGTGGTGGAATGGCAGCTTGTGGTGCTGCGGTAGAAGCTGTTCAGTGGGCTAAACCTCATGGATTAAGAATTATTCTTTGTGATAAGGCTGCTATGGAAAGATCTGGTGCAGTAGCTATGGGTCTTTCTGCTATAAATACCTATATTGGGGAGAATACACCTGATGACTATGTTAGAATGGTCCGTTGTGACTTAATGGGTATTGTTCGTGAAGACCTTGTTTTTGATGTAGGTCGTCATGTTGACGATACAGTTCATTGTTTTGAAGAATGGGGTCTCCCTATTTGGAAAAAAGATCCCCAGACTGGAAAAACCTTAGATGGTGCTGAAGCAAAGGCTAAAGGGCTAACTCTTAAAGCTGGTGCTCAACCTGTTCGTTCTGGTCGCTGGCAGATAATGATTAATGGTGAATCTTATAAAGTAATTGTTGCTGAAGCAGCCAAAAATGCTCTTACTGGTTATGATAAGGCAGAAATTATTGAAAGATGTTTTATTGTAAGACCTCTTCTTGATGCTAATGAGCCTAATCGTTGTGCTGGAGCAGTGGGATTCTCTGTAAGAGAAAACAAAATTTATATTATTAAAGCAAATGCTACATTACTTGCTACTGGTGGAGCTGTTAATGTATTCCGTCCAAGATCAATTGGTGAAGGAAAAGGGCGTGCTTGGTATCCTGTATGGAATCCTGGAACAGGATATGCAATGTGTGCCCAAATTGGTGCTAAGCTTGTACTTATGGAAAATAGATTTATACCTGCACGTTTTAAAGATGGTTATGGTCCAGTTGGAGCATGGTTCTTACTCTTTAAAGCAAGAGCAACTAATGCATTTGGAGAAGATTATGTAGCAAAGCATAAAGATGAGTTAAAGAAATTTGCTCCTTATGGTGAGGCATCTCATATTGGAACCTGCTTGAGAAACCATGCTATGCTTATTGAAATGGAAGCTGGACGTGGACCTATCTATATGCATACTGAATGGGCGCTTCAGGAAGCTGCTGAGAAAATGGATAAGAAAGAATTTAAACATCTTGTTGCTGAAGCTTGGGAAGACTTCCTTGACATGTGTGTAACTCAGGCTGGACTTTGGGCTTGTTTAAATATTGAACCTGAAAAACTCCCCTCTGAAATTATGCCTACAGAACCCTATCTTTTAGGATCTCATGCTGGATGTGCCGGTGCTTGGGTATGCGGTCCTGATGAAGATTGGGTTCCTGAAGAATATAAAGCTCCTTGGAGAGAAATCGGGCTTTATAACAGAATGACCACAGTAAAGGGACTTTTCTGTGCAGGAGATACTGTAGGAGCATCTGGACATAAATTCTCCTCTGGTTCTCATGTAGAAGGTAGAATTGCAGCTAAAGCTATGGTAAAATTCTGCTTAGATCATAAAGATTACAAACCTACTCCAAAAGAAAATCCTGAAGAATTAAAGAAAGAAATTTATGGTCCCTGGTATAGATTTGAACAATTTAAGACTGCAACTACTGCTTATGAAGTTAATCCAAACTACTTGATACCTCGTCATATTCAGGATAGACTTATGAAACTTATGGATGAATACGTTGCTGGATGCTCCACCTTCTATAAAACTAATAAAGTTATGCTTGAAAGAGGTCTTGAGCTTATTAAGATGCTTAAGGAAGATATGGAGCTTGCAGCTGCAAGAGACCTTCATGAACTTATGAGAGCTTATGAAAATAGACATCGTGTATGGACTGCAGAAGCTCATCTTTTACATATTCTCTTCCGTGAAGAAACCCGTTATCCTGGATACTATTACAGAACTGACTTTCCCAATCTTGATGATGCAAATTGGAGATGCTTCACTCTTTCCTCTTATAATCCTGAAACTAAGGAGTGGACTTTAGAAACTTATCCTTATGTCCAGATTATTCCTGATCCACTTGGACCGTAA
- the aprB gene encoding adenylyl-sulfate reductase subunit beta, giving the protein MPSYVNPEKCDGCKGGDKTVCMYICPNDLMILDPEAMKAYNQEPDQCWECYSCVKSCPQGAISVRHYADFAPLHGTCQPMRGTTDIMWTIKFRNGVVLRFKYPTRTTPEGSADPTVGKPTPDPALINTNQLFTEAADGKEPAKPAAVLNKKFEVGALGKTMKIKTA; this is encoded by the coding sequence ATGCCAAGTTATGTAAATCCTGAAAAATGTGACGGATGCAAAGGTGGAGACAAAACAGTATGCATGTACATTTGTCCTAATGACCTTATGATTCTTGATCCTGAAGCAATGAAAGCTTACAATCAGGAACCTGATCAGTGCTGGGAATGTTATAGCTGTGTAAAAAGCTGTCCTCAAGGAGCAATTTCTGTAAGACATTATGCAGATTTCGCTCCTCTTCATGGAACCTGTCAACCTATGCGTGGAACTACTGATATTATGTGGACAATTAAATTTAGAAATGGTGTGGTTTTAAGATTTAAGTATCCTACAAGAACTACTCCTGAAGGTTCTGCTGATCCTACAGTAGGGAAACCAACACCCGATCCTGCATTAATTAATACCAATCAGCTTTTTACTGAAGCTGCTGATGGAAAAGAGCCTGCTAAACCTGCTGCAGTATTAAACAAAAAATTTGAAGTTGGTGCACTTGGTAAAACTATGAAAATTAAAACAGCTTAG
- a CDS encoding DUF6955 family protein, whose translation MAKYFAIILDEKRLAAIKGTPLEEKIEPIFGGALKRLVIEVPDDLAQKTIDQFSRARFDARGFIEETPAAFKRLVFKKVVELKSLGPEVIEKALEELPSIKEEIEKEDRELPVPDIDISDILELQKNPVQKPVQ comes from the coding sequence ATGGCTAAATATTTTGCAATCATATTAGATGAAAAAAGACTTGCAGCTATAAAAGGAACACCTCTTGAAGAGAAAATTGAACCTATTTTTGGAGGAGCTTTGAAAAGATTGGTAATTGAGGTTCCTGATGATCTTGCTCAAAAAACTATTGATCAATTCTCAAGAGCAAGATTTGACGCAAGAGGTTTTATTGAAGAAACTCCAGCTGCATTTAAAAGACTCGTATTTAAGAAGGTTGTAGAATTAAAATCCTTAGGTCCAGAGGTTATCGAGAAAGCCCTTGAAGAACTTCCTTCTATTAAGGAAGAGATTGAAAAAGAAGATAGAGAGCTTCCTGTTCCAGATATTGATATAAGTGATATTTTAGAATTACAAAAAAATCCAGTACAAAAACCAGTTCAATAA
- the sat gene encoding sulfate adenylyltransferase, producing MQDIRIKDLPPPHGGKLVERVVRDPRAAWKLMEKCSAVYDIKPTLFKGNPVRNVYREIMSVCYGFFSPVEGSMTKAELESVLERRRLLSGWVFPYPILFDISEDDFKQLREKFGEIGPGDWLLLRLKGEPFAILEIEEVYEINPGDVAVRTFGTPEKNPEVVKVPFDEKHTGYNIYRSLNKIILAGKYTIINEPKLRPPFDRFWYPPKKAREEFKRRGWTTVIAHQTRNVPHTGHEALMKMAAYIGDIKPCDGIVVNAIIGAKRIGDFPDEAIVEAHEMLHLAGYIKPERHMVTITLWDMRYGNPIESLLHAVIRQNMGISFHMFGRDHAALGEYYDIYATQILWSKGIPSFGFDAPPFAVPGGFYIRPQNIAEFWYCPKCKEFAYSENCNHKGIYSRYSGSFIRGLINEGLTPPPEIYRPEVYKVVVKWWKEFGYPFNNEKYLKEREERLEVDLPHMDIPEHLKKKIS from the coding sequence ATGCAGGATATAAGGATTAAAGATCTACCCCCACCTCATGGTGGAAAGCTTGTTGAAAGAGTAGTAAGAGATCCTCGTGCAGCTTGGAAACTTATGGAAAAATGTTCAGCAGTTTATGACATTAAACCAACCCTTTTTAAAGGTAATCCTGTTAGAAATGTTTATAGAGAAATTATGTCAGTTTGTTATGGATTTTTTAGCCCTGTTGAAGGTTCGATGACAAAAGCTGAACTTGAAAGTGTTCTTGAAAGAAGAAGACTTTTGAGCGGATGGGTATTCCCTTATCCAATCCTTTTTGATATTTCTGAAGATGATTTTAAACAACTTCGTGAAAAATTTGGTGAAATTGGACCAGGGGATTGGTTACTTTTAAGATTAAAGGGTGAACCTTTTGCTATTCTTGAGATTGAAGAAGTCTATGAAATAAATCCAGGTGATGTAGCAGTAAGAACTTTTGGAACACCTGAGAAAAATCCTGAAGTTGTGAAAGTTCCCTTTGATGAGAAACATACTGGCTATAACATATACCGTTCTTTGAATAAGATTATTCTTGCAGGAAAATATACTATTATTAATGAACCAAAACTTAGACCTCCTTTTGATAGATTTTGGTATCCACCTAAGAAAGCAAGAGAAGAATTTAAGAGAAGAGGATGGACAACAGTTATTGCTCATCAAACAAGAAATGTTCCCCATACTGGACATGAAGCATTAATGAAGATGGCAGCTTATATTGGTGATATTAAACCTTGTGATGGAATAGTAGTTAATGCTATTATTGGAGCAAAAAGAATAGGTGACTTCCCAGATGAAGCAATTGTAGAAGCTCATGAAATGTTGCATCTTGCTGGTTATATTAAGCCAGAAAGACACATGGTTACTATAACCCTTTGGGATATGAGATATGGGAATCCAATAGAATCTTTACTTCACGCTGTAATTAGACAGAACATGGGAATTTCTTTCCATATGTTTGGAAGAGACCATGCTGCATTAGGTGAATATTATGACATTTATGCAACACAGATTTTATGGTCTAAAGGAATTCCAAGTTTTGGATTTGATGCACCTCCTTTTGCTGTTCCTGGTGGATTTTATATAAGACCTCAAAATATTGCTGAATTTTGGTATTGTCCAAAATGTAAAGAATTTGCCTATTCTGAAAATTGTAATCATAAAGGAATTTATTCAAGATACTCTGGTAGCTTTATTAGAGGACTTATAAATGAAGGTCTAACACCACCACCAGAAATTTATAGACCTGAGGTTTATAAAGTGGTTGTGAAATGGTGGAAAGAATTTGGTTATCCTTTCAACAATGAGAAATATTTAAAAGAAAGAGAAGAAAGATTAGAAGTAGATCTTCCTCATATGGATATACCAGAACATTTAAAGAAAAAAATTTCTTAA